Within Syntrophales bacterium, the genomic segment CTTCTGCTCCTCCGTTCCAAAATTCTCTATGGCATACATGGGAACCTGGCTGACCATAGTAAAGAAAGCTATCGACGGGTAAACCCGGGCAAGTTCCTCAATGGCAATCGTTGCGGCCAGATAACCGATAGCAGCCCCTCCAAACTCTTTAGGTAAGGCCATTCCAATGATTCCCAGTTGCCCAAGCTTTTTAACTATATCAAAGGGAAACTCCCCCTTCTCATCCAGCTCCAGCGCCCTTGGAGCCAACTCAGTATCCGCAAATTCACGAACCATCGCCCTTAACATTTCTTGCTCTTTAGTAAATTCAAACATTGCTTTCCCCCCTTTTGCTGCTTAGTAGTGTGTTTCATAAATACTATTACATATAGATAATCCGCCCCCACCCTGCCCTCCCCCTTGAAGGGGGAGGGTTTGGGTGGGGGTGAAACCGAAAATACGTCACCGTAATTACGGGGTAGAACACTCAGTCTGTAAAAATTTCTTTCTTATTTTTTAACTCTTCAATCAAACAGGGAACGATTTTTGCCAGATCCCCGACAACGCCAATATCCGAAACATTAAATATAGAGGCCTTAGGGTTTCTATCGATCCCGACAATAACCTTCGACTTGCTAAAACCCGTTGTATAGTGCATCGCCCCGGAAGCCCCGACACTCACAAAGAGCTTCGGCCTTACCGTCTTGCCACTCTGCCCTATCATTCGATTCTCCGGAATCCAGCCCGCATCAAAAGCAGGGCGGGTCCCGGCTATCTCCCCATTTATAGCATCCGCCAGTTCCTCAATAAGTTTAAACCCTCCTGCTGAATAGAGACCATAACCTCCAGAAACGATAATATCCGCATCATCCAGAGATATTCCCTCTACTTCTTCATGCACCATTTCCAGTGTCTTCGCTTTAAAATCGTCATCCCTTATATCGGGACTTATTGATACAATCTCCCCTCTTAGTAGATGATCAGGTTTCCCCCTCTCCATTACACCGGGACGAACAGTCGCCATCTGTGGACGACACTCTGGACAGATAATCTTTATCATCATGTTCCCCTTCCAACCGGGAACCATATGAACAAGCTGATCTTTTCCTTCAATCTTTTCGATATATAAATCAACGCAGTGACTTGTCAGTCCTGTTCTCAACCTGGCTGCAACCCTCGGAGCAATGTCCATGCCGATAGACGTACCCCCTATAAGAACAATCTCAGGAGAAGCTTCGGATATGACATCAGATGCAATCCTGACATAGGGGTCACTTTGATAAAGCTGTAACCGGGGGTCCTCTATCAGAAAGACCTTAGATGCTCCGTAAAAAATGATTTCATCAGCCAGCTTTCTGCATTCATTACCGATGAGAACAGCAGAAACATTGCCTTCCAACACGGCGGCGAGTTCTGTGGCCTTTTGAAGCATTTCCAGAGATACATCCATTATACGGTTGTCCCTCTGTTCAATCCAGACCATAACGTCTTTCATCTGATCACTCCTCACTGCTCACTGTTTGCTCTTCACAGCCCCTCAAGCTCATGAAGTCTTCGTACAAGTTTTCGTGCAATTTCTTCGGGGTTTCCTTCAATCATTTCCACCTTGCGTCTTTGAGGTGACTCAAAAACTTCCAGCACCCTTGTAGGAGACCCCTCAAGCCCTATTTCGCTCCCCGGCACACCAGCTGATTCGCAGGCAGAACATCCAAGCTCCACAATCTCCTTCCCCGCAGCCTCCATGATTCCCATAACAGTGGGAAGCCTGTATTTGTTAATACTCTTCACAACAGAAATCACTGCGGGAAGCTTCACCTCAACTTCAAGATAACCGTTCTCAATGTTCCGCTCGACCATAACAGTCTTCTCATCAACAACGTCAATCCTCCGTGCGAAAGTTACGTGGGGAATATCGAGAAACTCTGCTAACTGAGCCGCTACATGCCCGGTAGCCCCATCCACTGTTTCGTTCCCGCATAAAATCAAATCAAATTCACCCAGGGAACGTATGCCGACCGATAAAACACGGGCTGTCGACAGGGTATCCGCCCCGGCAAAAGCCACATCACAGAGAATGAGTCCCTTATCGGCACCCATCGCAAGGGCGTCCTCAATGCTCTTTCTCGCCTGTGGCGGTCCCATCGTCAGGACTGTTACCATCCCTCCGAATTCCTCCTTTTTTCTTAAAGCTTCTTCAATGGCATTCCTGTCCAGAGGATTTGTGATGGATGGGATTCCCTCCCTCTGAATAGAACCGGTTCTCGGATCAATGGAAATCTTATCAAAATGTTCGGGGTCAGGAACCTGCTTGATACACACAATAATATTCAACGACATTTTCTACCCCCTGGGCCCCAACCCTTCATATAGTAAAGTTTTTGAAGTACAGTACAAAAATGACAAGATTTTGTCAACGAAGATATAAAATAATCCTGCAAATTGTGTTGCAAAGATTATTTGAATGTAGTATCTCGCAAAGACGTTTTTTTATGCAGGCAGGCAAAGATATGAGTGACATAAAAAAGATTCTTGAAACGCTAAGAACAAACCAGGATATTGCTCAAAATTTCTTTGAAATCGAATTAAGCATCCTGTCAATCCTTAACTTTAAAGATCTTTTTGAAAGACTGCTTACCGAAATTAAAGAAAAATTTGAAATTCCATACGTCTGGATTTCAATAATCGACAACAGTGAGGTTTACAACCTCACTGAAGCACTGACATCATCCAAAACCCTCAAGGAACGGCTGAATTTTATAGACCGAAAGACATTTACAAACCTTACTGGAAACAAGGCAAAACCCGTACTAATAAATAACAACCTAAAAGCCTTCTACAAACTTATGCCGCAGAAGCATAAGTACCTTATAAGATCTCTTGCCATAGCTCCGTTAACCGTCGACGGTGAAATCATCGGCAGCCTGAACCAGGCAGATCATTCTGAGCAGCGTTTTCAACCCGATATGGACACAATCCTGCTCGAGCAACTTGCCATCAAGATTTCAATCTGCCTGTCGAATGTGATAGCTCATGAAAAACTCAAGTTGCTTGCCTTCAGAGATCCACTCACGGGACTGCTGAATCGCAGAGTCATGGACGATGCTTTGAATAGAGAATTCGGGCTGACCAAGCGCTATGCAACCCCTTTGTCACTAATATACCTTGACATCGATGGCTTGAAGATTGTGAATGACCGGTATGGCCACGACATCGGTGATGATTTGCTAAAATATGTCGCAATCCATTTAGAGTATATGAGCCGAGAAGGTGACATTGTTGCAAGAGTTGGAGGAGATGAATTTATAATCATCCTTCCATACACAACTACTAAAAATGCCCATAATTTAACGAGCCGCTTTGAAAACTTTTTCCGGGAAAATCCCATGGATACTCAAGAAACATCAATCCCGGTTTCAATCAGCTTTGGAATAGCATCAACAGAAGATAAAACAATAAGCGAGGCGGAATCCCTTTTAAAAAAAGCGGATACAATGCTCTACCATGCCAAGAAACTCAAATCAGAACGTTATTCCACCAATTTATGCCATTGAATGAGTGTAAGATGGGGTCAAATCTGTTTTTCTCTCTCTAAAAATCTCTCCCAGATATCACTTACCTGCTCCGCTGTCTCCTCAAGCGATCCTCCATTATCAACTACAAAATCGGAATACCAGAGTTTTTTATCTATCGGCATCTGAGAGTCAATTCGAGCCAGTGCCTCTTTACGGCTACACCGGTCTCTCTCGATGAGTCTTCGAATCTGCTCTTCTTGAGAAATATAGACCAGGACAACCAGATCAACTTCATCCACCTTCCCCACCTCTATCAGGAGAGGAATATCTGAAACGACTATGGCATCCGGGTCATTTTTCTCTATATCAGCAATCTGCTGTTTCCATTCTCCAAAAACGACAGGATGTACAATTTCGTTGAGCTTCTCCAGCTTTTCCTTATCACAGAAGACAATGGCGCCAAGTTTCTCACGGTTTATCGTTCCGTCTTCATTCAGGATTTTCGACCCGAAATCTTCCACGATTCTCTTCCATACAGGAGCCCCCGGTTCCTCCACAGAGCGCACCATGACATCTAAGTCAATCAGGTATGCGCCTTTTTCCTGGAACATCTTAGCGACTGTTGACTTCCCGCTGGCGATCCCTCCTGTTAGCCCAACGCTCAACATGCTCTCGCTTCTACCACAAGGACTCTTTTCTATCAATCAAAAAGCATGCACCCGGTTGACAATATATGGTATAATGTTAATATAATCTCATCAACAATACATAAAAGGAGGTCAGTCATGTCTATTATCACGATATCAAGGGGTTCGCACACCAGGGGAAAAGAAATAGCCGAAAAAGTTGCTAATAAACTGGGCTATAAATGTATTGCCAGAGAGGTTCTTATTGATGCCTCAGCAAGTTATAATATTTCAGAAGTAAAACTACTTCAGGCCATTGCAGACCCACCCTCTTTTTTTGATCGTTTTACTCGTGTAAAAGAAAAATATATTACATATATTGAAAGTGAACTCTTAAAACACCTGAAACAAGACAATATAGTTTACCATGGCTTTGCAGGTCATTTTTTCGTGAAAGATATTTCTCACGTTCTCAAGGTTCGAATCATTGCGGACATAAAGGATCGTGCCAAAATAGTGATGGAGCGGGATAAAATTTCAAAAAAAGAAGCTTTTCAATTTCTGAAAAAAATTGACAGTCAACGAACAAAATGGAGTAAAAACCTCTATGGAATTGATGTAGTAGATCCTGTTCTCTATGATATTGTCATTAATATTAAAAACATAACCGTTGATCGAGCGGTTGAGATTATTTGTAAGGCAGTTAAATTAAAACAGTTTCAAACGACCCCTGAGTCTCAAAAAGCAATAGAAGATCTATCTCTGGCTTCCCAGGTTAAAGCTGCCTTGACAGACGCGAACAATGAAACTGAAGTATACGCTGACGGTGGAGATATTCGCGTAAAAACGGTATCAACTCTTTCAGAGAAAGAAAAAGATAAAATCAAAAAAGCTGCAGAAAAAGTTTCAGGTGTTCTTAAAGTTACCGTCCAGAAAAAAGTATAGGAAAACTAAAGGAATTTGCACAACTAATTGTAGAAAGCTTTGGAAACTCGCGTCTCAAAGCGAATGAAGATTTTTTATAAATAATCGAAGCTCCTCTGTAACATGATGCAGGGGAGCTTCGAAATACAAGGAGCAGTGCTCTTCTATTCGTTCGCTCTGGACGGACATGGTTGACCGGGGGCGCATCCCGCAAGGGGGCGCAATAATAGAAAACATTTTCCTTACCGGGGAGCTTCCGCCCAAAGGACGGAGCTTCACATCTCCCCTTTCAATCTCACCTCCCCACCGGTATCAGATAGAGGGGAGCTTCTTTTAACTTCAAAACACCCTTTACTGCCTCATCTCTGAAGGCCCCAACGATAACAGTAGACAGACCCAGACTCTCCGCCTGAAGGCAGACATTTTGCCCCACATGTCCCACTTCCATGTGAACATAACGAACACCCCTCTCACCATATCTGTTGGTAGTACGATCAAAAACAGCGGCAACAACCACGGTAACCGGTGCCTCCGCGACACACCTCTGTCCCAGTGCCGACGCGGATAACTGTTCCCGAAGATCCCCCTCCACTGTCTTTTTTAGACTATGGGAACTGGAAACATAACGATATACTCCTGGCTTGAGTCCCTCAACATCACCCACCACCGCATAAATCTCCAGGGGGTAGGTTGCACCGGCTGAAGGCGCTGTCTTCCCTCCCCAGTCAGCAGTAATTCCCTGAGCCGCCCAGAGAAGCTGCGCCACCTCTGATAATCTCAATGCACTGTCTTTATAGTCTCTCACCGACCTTCTTGCAGAGAGAACTTTTTCCAGGGAAACACTGCCTGTCAATTGAGCT encodes:
- a CDS encoding electron transfer flavoprotein subunit alpha/FixB family protein, which translates into the protein MKDVMVWIEQRDNRIMDVSLEMLQKATELAAVLEGNVSAVLIGNECRKLADEIIFYGASKVFLIEDPRLQLYQSDPYVRIASDVISEASPEIVLIGGTSIGMDIAPRVAARLRTGLTSHCVDLYIEKIEGKDQLVHMVPGWKGNMMIKIICPECRPQMATVRPGVMERGKPDHLLRGEIVSISPDIRDDDFKAKTLEMVHEEVEGISLDDADIIVSGGYGLYSAGGFKLIEELADAINGEIAGTRPAFDAGWIPENRMIGQSGKTVRPKLFVSVGASGAMHYTTGFSKSKVIVGIDRNPKASIFNVSDIGVVGDLAKIVPCLIEELKNKKEIFTD
- a CDS encoding electron transfer flavoprotein subunit beta/FixA family protein, translated to MSLNIIVCIKQVPDPEHFDKISIDPRTGSIQREGIPSITNPLDRNAIEEALRKKEEFGGMVTVLTMGPPQARKSIEDALAMGADKGLILCDVAFAGADTLSTARVLSVGIRSLGEFDLILCGNETVDGATGHVAAQLAEFLDIPHVTFARRIDVVDEKTVMVERNIENGYLEVEVKLPAVISVVKSINKYRLPTVMGIMEAAGKEIVELGCSACESAGVPGSEIGLEGSPTRVLEVFESPQRRKVEMIEGNPEEIARKLVRRLHELEGL
- a CDS encoding sensor domain-containing diguanylate cyclase, producing MSDIKKILETLRTNQDIAQNFFEIELSILSILNFKDLFERLLTEIKEKFEIPYVWISIIDNSEVYNLTEALTSSKTLKERLNFIDRKTFTNLTGNKAKPVLINNNLKAFYKLMPQKHKYLIRSLAIAPLTVDGEIIGSLNQADHSEQRFQPDMDTILLEQLAIKISICLSNVIAHEKLKLLAFRDPLTGLLNRRVMDDALNREFGLTKRYATPLSLIYLDIDGLKIVNDRYGHDIGDDLLKYVAIHLEYMSREGDIVARVGGDEFIIILPYTTTKNAHNLTSRFENFFRENPMDTQETSIPVSISFGIASTEDKTISEAESLLKKADTMLYHAKKLKSERYSTNLCH
- the coaE gene encoding dephospho-CoA kinase (Dephospho-CoA kinase (CoaE) performs the final step in coenzyme A biosynthesis.) yields the protein MLSVGLTGGIASGKSTVAKMFQEKGAYLIDLDVMVRSVEEPGAPVWKRIVEDFGSKILNEDGTINREKLGAIVFCDKEKLEKLNEIVHPVVFGEWKQQIADIEKNDPDAIVVSDIPLLIEVGKVDEVDLVVLVYISQEEQIRRLIERDRCSRKEALARIDSQMPIDKKLWYSDFVVDNGGSLEETAEQVSDIWERFLEREKQI
- a CDS encoding cytidylate kinase-like family protein — translated: MSIITISRGSHTRGKEIAEKVANKLGYKCIAREVLIDASASYNISEVKLLQAIADPPSFFDRFTRVKEKYITYIESELLKHLKQDNIVYHGFAGHFFVKDISHVLKVRIIADIKDRAKIVMERDKISKKEAFQFLKKIDSQRTKWSKNLYGIDVVDPVLYDIVINIKNITVDRAVEIICKAVKLKQFQTTPESQKAIEDLSLASQVKAALTDANNETEVYADGGDIRVKTVSTLSEKEKDKIKKAAEKVSGVLKVTVQKKV
- a CDS encoding SagB/ThcOx family dehydrogenase → MKTIPVTIIAVIFSLLFVVCSGEEKAMGAMKGGKMNEEIKLPAAQLTGSVSLEKVLSARRSVRDYKDSALRLSEVAQLLWAAQGITADWGGKTAPSAGATYPLEIYAVVGDVEGLKPGVYRYVSSSHSLKKTVEGDLREQLSASALGQRCVAEAPVTVVVAAVFDRTTNRYGERGVRYVHMEVGHVGQNVCLQAESLGLSTVIVGAFRDEAVKGVLKLKEAPLYLIPVGR